The genomic stretch gaagtgatcccccgctgcacggaggagatttaggaggtaagggacccccgtttagcggcgcgatagtggcggtttagcaggggtacacgtgccctgctgaatataagcactgaagcgagatttattctcgcttcagtgtctctttaaagagaaaccgtgatcaagaattgaacttcatcccaatcagtagctgatatcccctttcccacgagaaatcttttccttttctcaaacgtatcatcagggggctctgtatggctgatattgtggtgaaacccctcccacagtgtgatgtcaagaccatggtactgacatcatacggtgggagccttgttgcattgtgggaaataacagctgtttccaactgccaaaaaagcaagcagcagctacttccagtgacatcacctgccagcaataaaaatgccaccttgtgatacatttcagaatgtaaatcagggagaggattacgttattttcactggagttccgctttaaggagagAAAGATGGTAGCTACAAAGCAGAGAACAAGGCCCATTTCACACATGACAGAATTTGTgtgacagtctctctccctctctctcccctgtagAGAGATTGAAAGTAAAATGATGAATTAAAACATCTATTAAAATGGGGTTAACCTCTGCTTCAAGTTATTATTTGCTCCTACCCACTAGTGTCTCCCAAAGTAATGCCCTCTGTTCCTTCATGTGTACATTGCTGGGAGCAGCCATTTTGCATAGTTACACCATCTTTTTGCTCAGAGGGAGTCCTACTGCCTACAGCCAGTGCAGCGGACTGCCAGAAAATGAccctttttattttctgttttaggaaagcaaacttttgttttcattttctgAGCAAACAGAAGCTTATCTACTTCTCAACTTAAATAAACAGAAAATCTAGCAGGAATGAAGAGCACTTCTAGTGTTTTTAGGATTAATCACATGAGGCTTCAGGGGAAAGTGATGGTAAACATATTAACCATTTACAGTCcaatttttacatagttacatagttattttggctgaaaaaagacatacgtccatcgagttcaaccagtacaaagtacaactccagcccgtcccccacatacccctgttgatccagaggaaggcgaaaaaaaaccccaccaggcatggtccaattagccccaaatgggaaaaattccttcccgactccagatggcaatcagataaaatccctggatcaacatcattaggcataacctagtaattgtagccatggatgtctttcaacgcaaggaaagcatctaagccccctttaaatgcaggtatagagtttgccataacgacttcctgtggcaatgcattccacatcttaaccactcttactgtaaagaaccctttcctaaataaatggctaaaacgtttttcctccatgcgcagctcatgtcctctagtcctttgagaaggcctagggacaaaaagctcatccgccaagctattatattgccctctaatgcaggctttctcaaccagggttccctggaaccccagggttccttgagcactctgcaggggttccttggcattttaccccatcgtgggggaagtataatagagcacactataataggtggtactgtaacaagaagcactacattggggggtcaggagacagtataatgagtggcagtgtaataggaggtagtgaagttatcagcctaacctatttaaagaccatgtctcctgaaaaataaatgtgggGGTTCCtcaagaccaaaaaattgtttgcaggggttccttgagatccaaaagttattaacagggttcctccatggtagaaaggttgagaaaggctgctctaatgtatttatacatgttaattagatctcctctaaggcgtcttttctctagactaaataaacccagtttatctaacctttcttggtaagcgagaccttccatcccacgtatcaattttgtagctcgtctctgcacctgctctaaaactgcaatatcttttttgtaatgtggtgcccagaactgaattccatattccagatgtggccttactagagagttaaacaggggcaatattatgctagcatctcgagtttttatttcccttttaaagcatccaaaaattttgttcgctttagctgcagcggcttggcattgagtacgattatttaacttgttgtcgatgagtactcctaagtccttctccaagtttgatgttcccaactgtatcccatttattttgtatggtgctagaccattggtacgaccaaaatgcatgactttacatttgtcaacattgaatttcatctgccatgtatgtgcccataacaTGATTATGTTCTTTAAAGCTCGAAGCAAAGGGAAAAGTTTGACTGTAGTTCAACTTTGAAGCAAATCCTTGATGATAAATTACTAAGTAGTTATGAAAATTCAAGGTCGAAAAGCCAGAAGTTTCTCAGAtataggaaagaaaaaaaaaaaccctgaaaaatcAGAATTCCATTTAACCAAACGGTATTGCATGAACTGGAGATTTTGCAGTAGCCTCAGTGAAGCTTCTATAGTCCTTGTTATATAGAAGTAAAATCGGCCTCCTGTAGATTTTGTGACAATTTCCCACAAtactgtgctttttttttcttttattacaaATGCATACTTTATTGGCAACAGCAACAAGGTTAATAGACAGGGAACTGTCagtgccatggccctgacatcacattctgggaggggtttcactacaatattagCCACACAGACCGATGACCCCACTCCCCGTCTATTCAAGAAAACgtaaagatttctaatgggaaagggggtatcggctactgcttGGGATGTAGTTTAATCCTCAATTCATCTTTAAAGTCATTTCTAGTTTTGTTAAACATCTGCtgcatattctcatttttattttttgtattttcagtTGGATGATCCCAAAAGCAGTCTAGATGAAGCCAGCAAAGGTTCTGAGCAGATTGAAGGTCTGGGTACAAACCAGGCGGTAGAGGAAGACTATGCCTCGTCGGATTATCAACCAGGACCACTCTTTCAAGCAGCCCCGTCTGTGCTTACCAATGCTGTACCATTGACCCAGGACTTTAAGGAGAAATGGGCTGCAGATGTGGATCAGCTGATGAAGGAGAAGTTACTGCCCCAATGTGCCAGTGGAGGGAACCTGCACATTCTTGCCGGTGCTGTTCCATCAAGTGATAAACTTAAAGACAAAGTGAGCGTTCCAGAATATGTCTGGCTTGCTGCTTGTTGTAGCATCCctgaggcctggtctttaggagtcATCAAGAAAACATCAGCTGTAGATGACTTAGAACAGGTCACTGTGGAAGAACTGGAAAGCAGATTACCTGGTGGCGTAAAGCTCTTCTCCAACCAGTGTGGTGGTGGAGCTGTACCTGATGGAACCACATCTGAATCTTCTACTCAAACCGATGAGGAAGAAGCCGCAAAACCAGGAGCCTTTTCCAGGTTCTTTCAGCTCCTTTTCTGCATTGTGTATGAACTTGTAAAGACTGTCCTTTGCTTCGTGTGGTTCCTAGTCAAACAAGTCCTCAATTTGGTTTTTGGAAGACTGTACTGGATCTGGACTGCAGCCACCACCTACATTTTGGCCCTGAGCAGTGTCTTGATAAACATCCCTTGTGATGTCCTCCAAGTCTTCGCAAATATCCTCTGTGGCTTTGTGCGCATCCTTAACAATGTGTTCTCTGTCATTTGCCTTGTCCTTAGGGTGCCAACCAGATTTCTCTTCGACATGGCCAGCTTCCCGTATGATACACTCTGCGCCATCCCAGATGTTGGCATTGACATACTAAGTGGTAT from Hyperolius riggenbachi isolate aHypRig1 chromosome 2, aHypRig1.pri, whole genome shotgun sequence encodes the following:
- the ENDOD1 gene encoding endonuclease domain-containing 1 protein gives rise to the protein MRALLMLFLAALPCLLHARLLQEAEEGFAECNDFFHQGSPPQGFSDPSHARICQRYQGDKHFATLYSPQHKIPVYSAFLYREGADSAQGDWLLEPQLDDPKSSLDEASKGSEQIEGLGTNQAVEEDYASSDYQPGPLFQAAPSVLTNAVPLTQDFKEKWAADVDQLMKEKLLPQCASGGNLHILAGAVPSSDKLKDKVSVPEYVWLAACCSIPEAWSLGVIKKTSAVDDLEQVTVEELESRLPGGVKLFSNQCGGGAVPDGTTSESSTQTDEEEAAKPGAFSRFFQLLFCIVYELVKTVLCFVWFLVKQVLNLVFGRLYWIWTAATTYILALSSVLINIPCDVLQVFANILCGFVRILNNVFSVICLVLRVPTRFLFDMASFPYDTLCAIPDVGIDILSGIWGVVALGFHAVFGVVGGSFSVVSFAGSSIFSRFVGHSEGSEN